The Bartonella birtlesii IBS 325 genome has a window encoding:
- the ahcY gene encoding adenosylhomocysteinase, with product MATLNYVVKDITLAAYGRKELDIAETEMPGLMACRKEFSSSQPLRGARISGSLHMTIQTAVLIETLQALGADVRWSSSNIFSTQDHAAAAIAATGTPVFAVKGETLQEYWTYIDAIFQWPDGNLSNLILDDGADATNYILMGCRAEENNDILSHPKTEEEAFFFKQIQKRMDTTPGFFTQQRAAIKGVSEETTTGVNRLHQLQKEGLLPFPAINVNDSVTKSKFDNKYGCKESLVDGIRRATDVMIAGKTAIVCGYGDVGKGSAASLSGAGARVKVTEIDPICALQAAMDGYEVVHLDDAASSADIIITTTGNKDIVRLDHMRQVKDMCILGNIGHFDNEIQVAALRNLPWTNIKPQVDMITFPDGKRIILLSEGRLLNLGNATGHPSFVMSASFTNQVLAQIELFTRSEHYKNEVAVLPKHLDEKVARLHLDRLGIKLTILSEEQAAYIGVTPQGPYKPNHYRY from the coding sequence ATGGCAACTCTGAATTATGTTGTCAAAGATATCACACTTGCTGCCTATGGGCGTAAAGAACTTGACATTGCTGAAACTGAAATGCCTGGTTTAATGGCTTGTCGTAAAGAGTTTTCTTCTAGCCAACCTTTGCGCGGAGCACGTATTTCTGGTTCATTGCATATGACCATACAAACAGCTGTTTTGATTGAAACACTACAAGCATTGGGAGCTGATGTACGTTGGAGTTCTAGCAATATTTTTTCTACACAAGACCACGCAGCAGCAGCTATTGCTGCAACTGGTACCCCTGTTTTTGCGGTTAAGGGTGAAACATTGCAAGAATATTGGACTTATATAGATGCCATTTTCCAATGGCCTGACGGAAATCTCTCTAATCTTATTTTAGATGATGGAGCTGATGCTACAAACTATATTTTAATGGGATGTCGTGCAGAAGAAAATAATGATATTCTCTCTCATCCAAAAACAGAAGAAGAAGCGTTTTTTTTCAAACAAATCCAAAAGCGCATGGATACAACACCGGGTTTTTTCACGCAACAGCGTGCAGCAATCAAAGGTGTGAGTGAAGAAACCACAACGGGTGTAAATCGCCTTCATCAATTACAAAAGGAAGGACTTTTGCCTTTTCCTGCTATTAACGTCAATGATAGTGTTACAAAATCAAAATTTGATAATAAATATGGCTGTAAAGAATCACTTGTAGATGGTATTCGGCGCGCAACAGATGTGATGATAGCTGGTAAAACAGCCATTGTCTGTGGTTATGGTGATGTAGGCAAAGGTTCAGCAGCTTCTCTTTCAGGTGCTGGGGCTCGTGTTAAAGTAACAGAAATTGACCCAATCTGTGCTCTTCAAGCAGCAATGGATGGTTATGAAGTGGTTCATTTAGATGATGCCGCTTCCAGTGCCGATATTATCATCACAACAACGGGCAATAAAGATATTGTCCGATTAGACCATATGCGACAAGTTAAAGATATGTGCATCCTTGGAAATATTGGCCATTTTGATAACGAAATCCAAGTAGCAGCCCTTAGAAATTTGCCGTGGACAAATATTAAGCCACAAGTTGATATGATCACCTTTCCTGATGGGAAACGTATCATTTTGCTCTCTGAAGGGCGTTTACTTAACCTTGGTAATGCTACGGGACACCCTTCTTTTGTCATGTCAGCCTCATTTACCAATCAAGTTTTAGCGCAAATTGAACTCTTTACTCGTTCAGAACACTACAAAAATGAAGTGGCTGTTTTGCCCAAACATCTTGATGAAAAAGTTGCGCGCCTTCACCTTGATCGTTTAGGAATAAAATTAACTATTTTATCAGAAGAACAAGCTGCTTATATTGGAGTTACACCTCAAGGGCCTTATAAACCAAATCATTATCGTTACTAA
- the accD gene encoding acetyl-CoA carboxylase, carboxyltransferase subunit beta, whose protein sequence is MNWITNYVRPKINSILGRREIPDNLWIKDPTSGEMVFHKDLEVNQYVIPTSGYHMRISAKNRLMHFFDDGVYTPLENPKVVTDPLKFRDEKRYIDRLKDYRSKLGVDDNILSARGTIEGLPIIATVQDFAFMGGSLGMASGEAIIKAFDTAIAEKRPLVLFAASGGARMQEGTLSLMQMPRTTVAIEMMKEAKLPYIVVLTNPTTGGVTASYAMLGDIHIAEPGAMIGFAGPRVIQQTIRETLPEGFQSSEYLLEHGMVDMVISRLEMKKTIARLLRLMMKYPATVNPSNPSPTNSQASVSTTKAA, encoded by the coding sequence ATGAACTGGATCACAAATTATGTTCGTCCTAAAATTAACTCTATATTGGGGCGCCGTGAAATTCCAGATAATCTATGGATTAAAGATCCCACCAGTGGTGAAATGGTCTTCCATAAAGATTTGGAAGTGAACCAATATGTGATTCCTACTTCTGGCTATCATATGCGCATCAGCGCTAAAAATCGTCTCATGCATTTTTTTGATGATGGGGTTTATACGCCTCTTGAAAATCCAAAAGTTGTAACAGACCCTTTAAAGTTTCGCGATGAAAAACGCTATATTGACCGGTTAAAAGATTATCGTTCTAAACTTGGTGTTGATGACAATATTTTAAGTGCACGAGGAACCATAGAGGGTTTACCAATTATAGCTACCGTTCAAGACTTCGCCTTTATGGGTGGTTCTCTTGGTATGGCTTCAGGAGAAGCTATCATAAAAGCTTTTGATACAGCCATTGCTGAAAAACGCCCTTTAGTTCTTTTTGCTGCTTCTGGCGGTGCACGCATGCAAGAAGGAACACTTTCATTGATGCAAATGCCTCGTACAACCGTAGCTATCGAAATGATGAAAGAAGCAAAACTCCCCTATATTGTGGTTCTTACCAATCCAACCACCGGTGGTGTTACTGCTTCTTATGCCATGCTTGGTGATATTCACATTGCCGAACCTGGTGCTATGATTGGTTTTGCGGGACCACGTGTTATTCAACAGACCATACGTGAAACCTTACCAGAAGGTTTTCAAAGTAGCGAATATCTGCTCGAACATGGCATGGTTGATATGGTTATATCGCGTTTAGAAATGAAAAAAACCATTGCACGCCTTCTACGCTTGATGATGAAATATCCTGCCACTGTTAACCCTTCCAATCCATCGCCAACAAATTCTCAAGCATCGGTTTCTACAACAAAAGCAGCTTAA
- a CDS encoding bifunctional folylpolyglutamate synthase/dihydrofolate synthase: MEKSQVQRMVDDLLKNYPKKFDLSLERILHLLERLGNPHLQLAPVIHIAGTNGKGSASAICRALLESAGYRVHVYSSPHLVNWNERCRLGQIGGGQLVTENKLAETIHEIIKVNRDNPITVFEIFTAAAFMLFSTHPADVVILEVGLGGRFDATNVIHKPAVSLIMPIDYDHETFLGNTIAQIAFQKGGIIKPAVPVVIGKQDHDETFSLLTTLADKNKAPYSLFDQDYQSYTEYGHMVFQNSQGLMDLPLPNLIGAHQIANAGASLEAVYQAGFQLSEQTINHALQNIYWPARMQHLTHGNLVDQLSPSIDLWLDGGHNPAAGKVIAEELTKWKQKSNRPLIMIAGMLNTKDAVGYFHPLAKLVDKVYTIPLTDNNASICPMILAESARKVGLFATPQDHLKDALHKINSEHKDAIVLISGSLYLAGDILRDNKTPPC; the protein is encoded by the coding sequence ATGGAAAAAAGCCAAGTGCAAAGGATGGTAGATGATTTACTGAAAAACTACCCAAAAAAGTTTGACCTTTCTTTAGAACGTATTCTTCACCTTTTAGAACGTCTTGGCAATCCGCATTTACAGCTTGCGCCTGTTATTCACATTGCTGGCACAAATGGCAAAGGATCTGCTTCAGCGATTTGTCGTGCTCTTTTGGAAAGCGCAGGCTACCGCGTTCATGTCTATAGTTCACCTCATTTGGTGAACTGGAATGAACGTTGTCGGCTAGGTCAAATAGGAGGCGGACAACTTGTCACAGAAAACAAATTGGCTGAAACAATTCATGAAATCATAAAAGTGAATCGTGACAACCCGATCACTGTTTTTGAAATTTTTACAGCGGCTGCCTTTATGTTATTTAGCACACATCCAGCTGATGTAGTAATTCTAGAAGTTGGATTAGGAGGACGTTTTGATGCTACAAATGTGATTCACAAGCCAGCTGTATCCCTTATTATGCCCATTGACTACGATCATGAGACTTTTCTTGGAAACACAATTGCACAAATTGCTTTTCAAAAAGGGGGAATTATCAAACCAGCTGTTCCAGTGGTTATCGGTAAGCAAGATCATGATGAAACCTTTTCACTTTTAACAACCCTTGCGGATAAAAATAAAGCGCCTTATTCCCTGTTTGATCAAGATTATCAAAGCTATACAGAATATGGGCATATGGTTTTCCAAAATAGTCAAGGTCTTATGGATCTTCCACTTCCTAACCTTATTGGAGCTCACCAAATCGCTAATGCCGGAGCCTCTCTTGAAGCAGTTTATCAAGCAGGTTTTCAACTTTCAGAACAGACAATAAATCATGCTTTGCAAAATATTTACTGGCCAGCACGGATGCAACACCTTACCCATGGAAACTTGGTTGATCAGTTGTCTCCTAGTATTGATTTATGGTTAGATGGTGGCCATAATCCTGCTGCGGGGAAAGTTATTGCAGAAGAACTTACCAAGTGGAAACAAAAATCAAACCGTCCTCTCATTATGATTGCTGGTATGCTCAATACTAAAGATGCTGTAGGTTATTTTCATCCTCTAGCAAAACTCGTAGATAAAGTCTATACGATCCCGTTAACTGACAATAACGCTAGTATTTGTCCAATGATTTTAGCTGAGTCCGCACGGAAAGTAGGACTTTTTGCTACCCCACAAGATCATCTGAAAGATGCCTTACATAAAATTAACTCAGAGCATAAAGATGCAATTGTCCTTATTAGTGGTTCCCTTTACCTTGCAGGTGATATTTTACGTGACAACAAAACACCACCATGTTAG
- a CDS encoding PAS domain-containing sensor histidine kinase, with the protein MFSFGDYDSKEKVQKVIRICTHIFCLLYLFFPTCVVAQSVETYLPFTFTLPDGPWLLVALFGGISCALFLTCIALMRHAKKASWKPQQTIQTNSYEKLKYYEWLLEETGQFLLIWENPNASPRVVGNIGALQKAGIGQKDFQYFELWLEEHSSRELDYALMQLRYEAHPFELSITTTNNIPLQVTGVIAGTVVIARFQDISKQQSENARLQKDIAKILIELRMQRNLLDRIQEPVWIRDCEGKICFANRAFKEMTKFQEGGNEVNDLFSAATQNKTEEEETIFQEHVHTVIDGERRHFHLTRITTTEGMAAFAHDDSAYENLANELKRVLQSHCETLDQISTAVAVFDNNQKLKFCNQAFKILWTLESSFLESEPSHTLLLEHLREKGLIAEHPDWRAWKEELFKAYRQTESNQQIWNLPDGRTVRVVSNPHPQGGVTWLYENLTEKIDLERRYNTLIKIQGETLDKLAEGVVVFGTDGRLRLSNPALSKLWSLPYNLLVEGTHITQLQNHCSALTLRQEWEQFTKFITGFAEKRDTYSGRMDLTNGMIIDYKLVPLPDGQTMLTFVNVTDTVHVARALQEKNEALESADHLRNKFVQHVSYELRTPLTNIIGFSDILRDQIFGSINERQKEYLGHIHSESGTLLNIVNDILDLATLDAGIMELNIQSVNIADAMVQAVTRVEERLNGRHITLLQQISPSLNCISADATRLHQIFVNVLSNAINFAPEASTIEFCVDEQNDNIVFSVHNEGSDIPEDILDRIFKRFSSHSHHGGRAGAGLGLSLVKSFVELHGGHVEILTGTGQGTTVKCFFPIPKGDKIF; encoded by the coding sequence GTGTTCAGCTTTGGTGATTATGACTCCAAAGAAAAAGTTCAAAAAGTGATCCGAATCTGCACGCATATCTTTTGTCTTCTTTACCTTTTTTTTCCGACATGCGTTGTTGCACAGTCAGTGGAAACATATTTGCCATTTACCTTTACTTTACCGGATGGTCCATGGCTTCTTGTTGCTCTCTTTGGAGGAATATCTTGTGCCTTATTTCTTACTTGTATAGCTCTTATGAGGCATGCAAAAAAAGCTTCATGGAAACCTCAGCAAACAATTCAAACAAACTCTTATGAGAAACTTAAATATTATGAATGGCTTCTAGAAGAAACAGGGCAATTCCTTCTTATTTGGGAAAACCCGAACGCTTCACCTCGTGTGGTTGGTAATATTGGCGCATTACAAAAAGCAGGAATTGGTCAAAAAGATTTTCAGTATTTTGAGCTCTGGCTTGAAGAACATTCAAGTCGAGAACTTGATTATGCATTAATGCAGTTGCGTTATGAAGCGCATCCTTTTGAACTTTCTATTACCACGACAAATAATATACCGTTACAAGTTACAGGAGTCATTGCAGGAACTGTAGTTATTGCACGCTTTCAAGATATATCAAAACAGCAGAGCGAAAATGCACGTTTACAAAAAGATATCGCCAAAATTCTTATCGAACTTAGAATGCAGCGTAACCTTCTTGACCGTATTCAAGAACCGGTATGGATACGAGATTGTGAAGGAAAAATTTGTTTTGCCAATCGTGCCTTTAAAGAAATGACAAAATTTCAGGAAGGTGGTAATGAAGTAAATGATCTTTTTAGTGCAGCAACACAAAACAAAACAGAAGAGGAAGAAACAATTTTTCAAGAGCATGTTCACACAGTTATTGATGGAGAACGGCGTCATTTTCATCTCACACGGATTACAACAACCGAAGGAATGGCAGCTTTTGCGCATGATGACAGTGCATATGAAAATCTTGCTAATGAACTAAAACGTGTTCTTCAAAGCCACTGTGAAACACTTGACCAAATTTCAACAGCTGTCGCTGTTTTTGATAACAACCAAAAATTAAAATTCTGCAATCAGGCTTTTAAAATTTTATGGACATTGGAGAGTTCTTTTTTAGAAAGTGAACCCAGCCATACATTGCTTCTTGAACACTTGCGTGAAAAAGGACTTATTGCAGAACACCCCGATTGGCGTGCATGGAAAGAAGAGCTTTTCAAAGCCTATAGGCAAACAGAATCAAATCAACAAATTTGGAATCTGCCAGACGGGCGTACTGTACGTGTTGTCTCAAACCCTCATCCCCAAGGAGGCGTCACTTGGCTTTATGAAAATCTTACAGAAAAAATTGACCTTGAACGACGCTATAATACCCTTATTAAAATACAAGGTGAAACTCTTGATAAACTTGCAGAAGGCGTTGTGGTTTTTGGCACGGATGGGCGCCTTCGTTTATCAAATCCTGCCTTATCAAAATTATGGTCTCTTCCCTATAATTTATTGGTAGAAGGTACCCATATTACACAATTACAAAACCATTGTTCGGCCTTAACCTTGAGACAAGAATGGGAACAGTTTACCAAATTTATTACAGGTTTTGCTGAAAAACGTGACACCTATTCAGGTCGTATGGACCTTACAAATGGCATGATCATTGACTATAAACTTGTACCTCTTCCCGATGGGCAGACAATGCTTACTTTTGTTAATGTGACGGATACAGTTCATGTTGCACGTGCTCTTCAGGAAAAAAATGAAGCCTTAGAAAGTGCTGATCATTTGCGTAATAAATTTGTTCAACATGTTTCCTATGAACTTCGTACGCCTCTTACCAATATTATTGGATTTTCTGATATTTTACGTGATCAAATTTTTGGTTCTATTAATGAACGCCAAAAGGAATATCTTGGGCATATTCACTCAGAATCAGGCACCCTTTTAAATATTGTGAATGATATCCTTGATCTTGCTACCCTTGATGCAGGTATTATGGAGCTAAATATACAGTCGGTTAATATTGCTGATGCTATGGTGCAAGCAGTAACACGTGTAGAAGAACGTCTTAATGGACGCCATATTACGCTTTTACAGCAAATTTCTCCCTCCTTAAATTGTATCTCTGCGGATGCAACACGTTTGCATCAAATTTTTGTTAATGTTCTCAGTAATGCTATTAACTTTGCACCAGAAGCAAGCACGATTGAATTTTGTGTTGATGAACAAAATGACAACATCGTCTTTAGTGTCCACAATGAGGGATCTGATATTCCAGAAGATATTCTTGATCGCATTTTCAAACGTTTTTCTTCTCATTCA
- a CDS encoding complex I NDUFA9 subunit family protein: protein MQLDFALYQHPKLITVFGGSGFVGRHVVETLTKRGYRVRIAVRCPHKAYYMLQIGEVGQTQMLKTDIKHRASVARALLGADGAVFLPGSLAQANQSNFQKTQINGTQNVSELAEEAGIPLIYMSTLVANQHASCLYARVKFAGEQIVQNKHPQTIIMRPSVIFGAEDCFFNTLADLSRFLPIMPLFGGGQSKLQPVYVNDVAEFVVRALEGKVAAGKSYDLGGPQIITFQNILKNILKIIHRKKVTLPMPLSVGLLIGGFFGAIGKLPLVPTLVTKHQIRFLQMDNIVSQEALEKGYTLEGAGITPRAMTALLPSYLWRFRPHGQFSKNLPA from the coding sequence ATGCAACTTGATTTTGCACTTTATCAACATCCTAAACTTATTACTGTTTTCGGCGGTTCTGGCTTTGTGGGGCGGCACGTCGTTGAAACTTTAACCAAGCGGGGTTATCGTGTTCGCATTGCTGTTCGCTGTCCACACAAAGCTTATTACATGCTCCAAATAGGAGAAGTAGGGCAAACCCAAATGCTTAAAACCGATATCAAGCATCGCGCTTCTGTTGCGCGTGCATTGCTTGGAGCAGATGGCGCAGTGTTTCTTCCCGGTAGCTTAGCGCAAGCAAATCAGTCAAACTTTCAAAAAACACAAATTAATGGTACGCAAAATGTTTCTGAATTAGCAGAAGAAGCCGGTATTCCGCTTATTTATATGTCAACACTTGTCGCCAATCAACATGCTTCATGTCTTTATGCACGCGTCAAATTTGCGGGTGAACAAATCGTTCAAAATAAGCATCCTCAAACGATTATTATGCGCCCATCCGTTATCTTTGGAGCAGAGGATTGTTTCTTTAATACCTTAGCAGACTTATCACGTTTTTTACCAATTATGCCCCTTTTTGGTGGTGGTCAAAGTAAATTACAACCTGTGTATGTAAATGATGTCGCGGAATTTGTTGTGCGTGCCTTAGAAGGAAAAGTTGCCGCTGGAAAAAGTTATGACCTTGGTGGTCCTCAGATTATTACTTTCCAAAATATTCTTAAAAATATACTCAAAATTATTCACCGCAAAAAGGTAACTCTACCCATGCCTCTTTCTGTAGGGCTATTGATAGGAGGTTTTTTTGGAGCTATCGGTAAATTGCCTTTAGTGCCAACACTCGTAACAAAACATCAGATACGTTTCTTACAAATGGATAATATTGTATCTCAAGAAGCTCTTGAAAAAGGATATACTTTAGAAGGTGCAGGCATTACCCCAAGAGCAATGACTGCTCTCTTACCAAGCTATCTCTGGCGTTTTCGTCCACACGGTCAATTTTCTAAAAATTTGCCAGCCTAG